A region of the Cryptococcus neoformans var. neoformans B-3501A chromosome 6, whole genome shotgun sequence genome:
GGGATTGGCCTTTGCTTGTTCAGTATTTTGACAGCTACTATTCCTGGCCACGGCGGTATTGCATGCTTGTtcatgatcttcttcttcgagtCGTGAGCATTATAAGGCCACATGCCTCAGTTGATCCACTAACGCGTTCGTATGTTAGTATCTGCTATCCCGTCATCTTCAGTGTCGCCACTGCCGACCTCGGCTCCTACGCCAAGATCGGTTCCGGTGTCGTTGCCTTGGGTGTCTCTGGTGGTGCCGCCTACCCCTCTATCCAAGGTGCCGTTTCAGACCATGTTAACACATGGCGATCGTTCTTCATCCCTCTTACTGGCTTTGTTCCTCTGATGGTCTATGGCTTCGTCATGTGGATCATCAACAGCAGGAAGTATGGCGGTAAGCTGACCATTTGGGGCAATAAAGTGAGTGTCAAACGGTTGCTTCTTTCCTAATGCAGATGGTTGCTGATGGCTTGCGATAGACTGCCCCCAATGTCGAAGCGATACTGCAAGCGCAAGCCGAAGCTTCAGTTGAGAACGTGGAGACAGCTTCTGTCAGCAGCAAAGAGAAAACCGCTCAAGAGCTTAAAGAATACGCCTAGAACAGGGTTTCTTGATTGTATACAGATAAAAGTGAACAAATGGGTTCAGAGTTTTAGGGCTTAGAGGAAACATCATTTCTCTCAGTTGTTTTTGTACCAATAGACACATCATTAGACCATTGGTCATGTATGATATGTAGAAATATGGAGCTGCGCGTCGGCACTTTCTACTTCAGCGTTGCTTTCACCTTTTGTGTAGCTTCAACTGCCGCCTCGATAAACCTTTGCACGTCTTCCTTGGTCATGGCAAAACTCAGACTGACGAGTCCGCGCTGAGCTATCCAGAATCCCCTCTCAAGAAGgtagaaaaaaagaagatccAGAACTTGATTTTGGTTTGATGAGAGAGTGCAATGGAATTGATTGATGGAACCTAGCCCAGTCATCTGACAAACGAAACTCATGAGCCGAGGGGAAACAATATTTCTGAAGGACACTCGACTTACCAGGAAAGGCGATCCATCGCTTGTGAACATCCTGttgatctcttctctcatccaaTCACCCAACTTATTCAAGTTCTTCAGCGCATCCTCAGTCAagatcttctccatcgcTGTGGCGCCCGCAACCATTGTCAGCGGGGAGTTGTTGAAGGTCCCTCCATGTGATATTGCACCTCCCTTCCTCGCGTCAAATCTATTGCCATATGCTGATCAGCATTGTGACATACTCGTCGACCTATCCTGCGATAACTTTGAGAAAGAGGCACATACTTCTCCAtaatttccttcttccccccaAAGGCTCCAAAGGCGAAACCCCCACCAAAGAACTTGCCAACGGTAGTCAAGTCGGGTGTGATGCCCAGAATCTTTTGGCGCCCTCCAGTCGAAAGTCTAGCAGTTTGAACTTCATCGAAAATGAGCACAGCGCCGATCGAAGAAGCTTTCTCCCGGAGGAATTGAAGGAATGCAGGATCACCCGGGATCTGTAAGTTAAGTTAATCAATGCTTTTGGCTAAAAATCTCAGCAAGATAGGGATAGAGGCAAATGTGCTCACACATCCACCAGCGCCAAGCATGGGTTCAACAAGGATAGCTCCTATTTCAGATGGGTGCTGAGATATGAGAGCGTCGGCTCCCTTGGGATCATTATACGAGCATACCACAAAATCCTATGCATAAGTGAGACAAAAGTTCCTCGCCCCCGCAGGCTTCATAACTTACGAAGGGCACCTTCAAATCgtccccatctcctcccttcaTATGAAAATGCGACATGACGCTCCCATGATACCCCCCTTCAAAAACCAGCACCTTCTTTCTACCAGTGTGTTTGACAGCAGTAGATATCGCCAAAATATTAGCCTCTGTACCAGAGTTGGCAAATCGGACGAGTTCAATGGAGGGAAATCGGGATGTGAAATGAGATGCGAGGGTCGTTTCTGCAAGGGTGTGAGCACCGAGCTACAAGCACATTAACGTGATGTCAATAATGATTGATTGATTGCATACAGACCTGAAGTCCGTTGTCGAGAGCCTCTTTGATAGCATCTATAAGAACAGGATGGCTCTTTCCATATATGCCGCTCGTGAAATCAGACACACTGCAGGAGGAAATCAGTGAGACGATTGTATTTTACCACGTGATATTACTACTCACAAGTCCACATATTCGTGTCCGTCCAGATCCGTGATTTTCACACCTTGGCCCTTCTGAATGCACAGAGGGAAGGGGTGAATGAAAATTGACGAACGAGTGCTTCCACCTGGAAGATGCCGAGAGGCAGCCTGATGTGCCTCATAAGACTTGCGGTTACGGTTGGCATAGGTCTGTTGGGCACGTTTGAGGGCCTGTGGAAGGGATGTCATTATTGCTATTTATTGATGGCGGTGGAAGGAAGTGGAATGATactgaagaagctgagTTGGTGTCAACTTGGGATATGGAAGTTTATTACATGTACATTTGCAAGGTCTGGCGCTGAATAGATAAGAGATCGGCAATATAAATCGGGACCGATCTGCAAACGAAGGCCAGTGAATCAGCTTGCGCTAATGATCCTTCCCTGTTTTGCCACCGTGTAGAGGCTGTAAAATATCAAGTCCGGCGAGTTACGTGCATTGTGTGCACTGCTACCATATACCGTCTCCATCTGCATAGGTTGACGATTATACAATCTGCGGCAATCATATTTGCAGTGTTGCCTATCTTACGTTAATCTTACGTATACACAGTATAGGTCTCGGAGAAAAGCCGAAAACTCGGCtgaaaaatggaaagacCGATGGCATATAACTCTGTTGTTAGTCAGGCACAGCTGATTACCGGATGTTTGTTTATTTTGTTTAtcgcctcctcttcgtctccaTAGCAGAGGTGAACcgctttcttttccctaTTGCCGCGAAAGACGTATACAGCTCTGGATCAAAAAGTACCCTGGCAATCATATCCTACGATTATGGAAACTATGCAAGGCATAGCGGGTACAGCAATTCGATACGGGGTACAAGAGTGCGAAGCGTGTAACAACAAACTAACGGTTCTTCGTTTCAGCACCCGTACCTCCCAGTGCCCCTATGTGCTGGAAGCCGTCGTTGGACGGTGAGTCTGAATCCCAGCAATGGAGGCGATGCACCTCATTGTCCATCATGCACTAATTCCAAACTAATGCAATACATGTGCATAACCCCTGTTTGATGTTTGGTATCGGCTTTTTTACAAACATTCTAGCGTACCTGGATCCGACTAGACCAGGCTGACACCCTTTCCTGCTTGCACAAACATTCAACTTGCCAAAGAACTCGTAAACAAGGTAACCTTTTTTATATTTCAGGTTCCCGTTGTTCTGAATTCGAACAAACCCATTGCTTGCCCTTGGTATCTGTCATGCTCGTTTCCCTCGCTCTCCTACCGCTCACCCTCGCAGCAACGCTGCCTAccgtcccttcttcctttcacCTACCATTGAAAGTGCTCGAATCTCGCCAGCACTCTGATGATATCTCGCAACGTCAAGCATGGTTAATCAGCCAGGCAAAGTCTAT
Encoded here:
- a CDS encoding hypothetical protein (HMMPfam hit to Aminotran_3, Aminotransferase class-III, score: 159.6, E(): 6.4e-45), which gives rise to MTSLPQALKRAQQTYANRNRKSYEAHQAASRHLPGGSTRSSIFIHPFPLCIQKGQGVKITDLDGHEYVDFVSDFTSGIYGKSHPVLIDAIKEALDNGLQLGAHTLAETTLASHFTSRFPSIELVRFANSGTEANILAISTAVKHTGRKKVLVFEGGYHGSVMSHFHMKGGDGDDLKVPFDFVVCSYNDPKGADALISQHPSEIGAILVEPMLGAGGCIPGDPAFLQFLREKASSIGAVLIFDEVQTARLSTGGRQKILGITPDLTTVGKFFGGGFAFGAFGGKKEIMEKFDARKGGAISHGGTFNNSPLTMVAGATAMEKILTEDALKNLNKLGDWMREEINRMFTSDGSPFLMTGLGSINQFHCTLSSNQNQVLDLLFFYLLERGFWIAQRGLVSLSFAMTKEDVQRFIEAAVEATQKVKATLK